The nucleotide sequence ATTGGATGCACAAAAACTAACATGTCTActtaaagtaaataaaataaatataaaaaataatttcTTTACAAACATTCAAAtaaccccgcgaattcgcgggtcctccactagttattattatattattattttattattattgtttatttattatttatttatttatccacATTATCGACCACATTATCGAATTCTAAAATTTGATACTTCGTATTAGAAATTCACAAAAACAAGCCCTCACACCAAAGAAAGAAGCAACATCAAATTCCAAAAAACAACACCCAAaacaagaaggaaaaaaaaataactaGTTTCTTTTCTTCTCCCCCTTTCACAAAAATACACACACAGAGTCAGAGTCAGATAAAAGAAGTTCCTCCACACGCCTCAACCCCTAAACAGCTTCCTGGTGTTTTTCTCATTTATCATTCTTCATCTTAACAAACACACACACactaaatacacacacacacatataccaaTACGTACTTTCCCTAATTTCCTTCGCAACAAACCGAATTAACAAACTCTTCTTCGCGTTCTTTTATTCAATtatcacacacaaacacacacacacacacacacacaccagatttcatttaatcaaatcgGACTGACGTAACAGAAAACGAAAACGGAGAATTAggttttattttttcgtttttcgTTTGATTTTAAAGGTGAACGGTTAGTTTAATTTTGATCTTATTCTGTTTTATTACGAATCCACAATATCGGTTGAACAGAACCTAGGGTTTCGATTTGTTTTATGCCTGTTTGGgaaaattagggtttgattgttCTATGTAATGGGAATGAAAACTTGAACTGCTGATTAATAAAGGATATGTGTGTATGCTCTAGATGATATAAGACAGTTTCTGTAATCTTTTTGGTAGTGTTGATTGAACTTATTTATGAGATGAGGGTCTTGTAAGTTTGTTCAGTCTTTGATTGGGATTGAATATTGGTAAATAATAAGTCCAGCGTGACGATAATGAGCGTTGAATAAGTGTGTACAGAAcagttttttggatttttttatttGATAATTATAGTGTTGGAAAGGGTTCGATAGTGCGCTTGAATGTTTGGTGTTTTTGGCGCGTTTTCGAAGAGTGGGGTGTATGCTATTTTTTTTGGAGGAGAAGGCAAAAGCGATTGAACGATAATAGTTGGACTCGTTTGTTGTACTGGTTATATAATGTTCTGGATTAGATATGGAAAAAGGTGAGCCGACGTTTGTACCTGAATGGTTAAAGAGCAGTGGAAGCTTAAGTACAACATCCCATCAGTTTCAGTCGTCTGCGTTGCACTCTGGTAATTCTTATCAGTTTTGCATGTCTATGATTGTGGTGTCTGTATGTGCGTTTTAGAACTCTGTGCTAAGTTTCTGAGTGCTGCAATTTGCAGTTTAAAAGATAAGTTTTTAATGTTCTGTTGATCAGATTCTGTCTCTGATTATATGATTACCTAAATGGAAAGTAATTAGCTTTACATATTCAGGATCATAACTGCAACGGAATTGATTATTTTAGGATGACAAAACATACCTatatttccattctatattttcttGACTTATTTGAGAGGCATTTACTTCCATTTGATTAGATATTTTGCTCTTCTTTCAGAAAATCGCCTATTTTGGTTATCTTATCTGATAGTTGCATAAATAATCGCTCCGAACATTCCAAATTTGGATTATTACAACTTTAAACAGAAGCATATACAAACATTCTATCATACTTTACGTAACCATCCAAGATAGCCTAGTATCGGGGGCCGATTTTTTCACAAGAGGTCTCAAGTTCAAATGTCACTATAAACCGCGTACATTTGAGTCAAATACTCTCCTTCCCCGGGTAGTCCGAATAGGGGAAACCTTATTTGTTTGTGTTATACTTAACGTCTTATAATAACTGATTATCTGATTCTGATTATTTGTTTACATAATCTTTTTAAATCGCATGTCCAAACACCCCAGTACATAATACGTTGCATCTATTTTCAGTTTTGGTTATATATCTAACAATATTTATTTCTAGATGAACAAGCTGTATCAAAGGCCACAAGAAATAAATCACTTGTTAATATCAGCGATAATGATGTGGGGCGCTCTTCCGTTTCAGATAGGACAACATCTTCATACTTCCGACGCACGTCTAGTAGCAATGGTTCATCTCATTTAAGGTCTTACGGTAGTTTCGGTCGGTATTCTGATAAAGAGAAGTCAGAAAATAGGCATCGTGACTATTCTGACCCATTGGGTAACATTTTACCAAGTAGATTTGAAAAAGAAGGGTTAAGACGTTCACACTCAAGTGTATCTGCAAAGCGTGGTGAGTCATGGCCCAAGAAAGTAGTAGCTGACGTGACCATTGGTAACAAAAGTAGCTACAACAATGGTGGTACTTCACGATCTGGTGTTGGCGGCAATAGTGGCGGCAATAGCGGTGTCAAGAATACATTTGAGAGTCATTTTCCATCACTTAAGGTAGAAGATAAACGTACTGACACTGAAATTGGAAGAATCCCGTCTCCGGGATTGAGTAGTGCTATTCAGAGTCTTCCGATTGGTAGCACGGCGGTTATTGGCGGTGATGGGTGGACGTCAGCATTGGCTGAGGTGCCTGTTATAGTTGGGAGTAATGGAAGCAATGCATCTGTGGTACAAACTGTACAGTCAACATCAGTTTCTGCAACTGCAAGTTTGAATAGTGGTCGGAATATGGCTGAAACATTGGCTCATGGCTCTCCTCGTGCGCAGACCGCTCCTCAGGTAGCTCAAACACCTTTTACGTACGTATCATATGTTAGTACTAGAGGAGTAGAGGTGGCAAATGGGTGGGTTGGTAATGGGTCAAAGAGTACTGTCTCAGTACAGATTGAATTGAATTGACTTCAGTTGCAATTGGTAATGGTTTGGATTTTTCTAATTTATATGATTACAAGATTAGATGTGCTCAAAATGAAAGTGTGATGGGCAACTTTAAACCTTTTTCCACCCGTTTCCATTTTAGTTATTTTTCTGTTTCATTCATTTGACCCGCGAGAGATCAAACATAACCTGAATGCCTCTTTGCAAGTAGATGAGCCAAAATCCACCTTTAGTTAGCATGgttcacgtacttatgtttatcaTGTTTATTGTAGTTGTCTGTTGGACCTCAAAGGCTGGAAGAGCTTGCTGTTAAGCAATCCAGACAGCTGATTCCCATGACTCCTCCTTTGCCTAAAGCCTTGGTAAGAGTGTTAAAGATTCTCCTGTTGATTTTTTGCTTAATTCGTCGTGTATATCAATACCAATAAAAGAAATTGGATTGTGTGTCAAAATTCCCATTTACAGTTATGAATGTTCAACATCAAATTTCTTATTGTTTATCTGCCCCAAACTTGTAAATATTTAACAATTAGTAACACCTGAAACAGTATTTAGAATTTTTGTCTGACAACCAGAACGCCATATATGGAACTATGAGTGGTATTTAATAAATACTTGGTCTAGTTTTAAATTTACACAGAATCTTTGCTTGATATTCGTACGACATATGTTAATTGCTAACAAAACACCCCCATTCTTATTTTGCTGGTGTCACTTGATTATAATtgtgatattttatatattaatttggtCAAGTTTATAGTAGGAAATAAGCTATGATATACACTACTTGGTTTCATGATATTGGGACATctacatctatatctatatatagtagGAAATAAACTGTATATTATTGGGAAGCTCgtatatgtgtattatattttgtttaaaatttttcattttcttttagGCGTTGAACTCTTCCGATAAATCAAAGCCAAAGGTTGCACAACTACAGGTTCAGGGTTCTCACGTTGTCAACCATGCACACTCCTTCCGACCCATTTCTACCAAGTCTGAATCTATAAAGACATCGACTTTGGGAAAACTTCAAATACTAAAACCATCACGTGAAAAGAACTGTGTCACCCCAATTGCAATGGACAACTTGAGCCCAACTGGTGGTAGCAAATTACCAAATAGCCCTCTTTCAGTGCCCTCGGTTGTTGGACCCGCCCCTTTGAGGAACCACGGTAACAACCCGCCCATTTCTATTGTGGACCGCAAGCCTGGTGTAACTATATCGGAGAAGAAACCTTCGTCTCAAGCTCGAAGCCGTAATGACTTTTTTAACCTTATGAGGAAGAAATCTGTGACCCCTGCTACTGGTCCATCCGAATCTGCTAGTGATAAACATGGTGAATATGAGACTCCTACAGTAACTGAGGGTGTGCATGAGTCAGTGGCGGTGGATGGGTCTGGTGGGTCCCATGAGTCTAGTGAGAAGAAAGATGATGTGGCCTGCAATGGGGATGCTGATGTGGCAACTGAGAGATTTACTAGTGATAATGAAAGGAGTAATGTAAGCTGTGATGCCATTCTTTACTCAGAGGAAGAAGAAGCTAGATTCTTACGTTCATTGGGATGGGAAGAAACTACTGATGAGGAGGAAGGCCTTACAGAAGAGGAGATAAGTTCCTTTTATCGAGATGTAAGCAAGGTAATTTCTTTTTGAGAAAACTTACTAAAATGTTCTTTCTATTAAAAGATTGTTTTAAATTATTTTACTTTTTGGTAATGTGATAGTAAACGTGGCAAGATGGTGGGTTGCGGGTCGGATCTGGGTTGGGTTTAAACTGGCAATTCGTATTACAGTATGAGATTTGGTTGGGTTTGTCTGAAACTTTTGACTAATGTGTAAATCATGATTACGAAACCAATATTGCTATAATAGTAATCAAAGTTTTTTAATGAATAATATAGGAGGTTGTATACACATTTTGACCCATTCTATCTAGTTAACCTTCTTAGGCTAAAAGCTACCGACATTGGCCTTGTTATATGTGATTGGATAAATTGCCATATTTATGTACTAGCAACTCCTGGTTTTGGGTCAATGCATGGATTAAATTCTTAATGAGCCTGTGCGATATAGAAAAAATTGGATTATATTGTTATCAATCGGGTATCTGGATCATATTTAGCTCAAGTATTttgcttaaaaatataaaaatatagtcTATTATTAGGTCAATATGTCATACCAACGTTCCCAGTCTGCTGCTGCTTTGACCAATATATAGACCCATCTGACCTGGTGCCCAACTGTGTCTGACCCACCAATTTTGCAATGTCTAGTCGGTACCTTCTGGTTATCTGACAAATCATGGATCTTGAATTTTAAATGTTTTTCTGGTTATTTTGGGTGCAGTATCTCACTTTGCAGACAGAATCAAAGATCTTCAATGGAACACAACCGAAGTTACTTATGCCGCTCCACACACACATGGGAAAGAATGGTGATGTTTCGTCCGACTCTTAGCTGGAATCCTAAATTTGCTTGAAAAGAAGGGGAAAAAgtctttaatttttataatttttttttgctgtTTTCATATTTGATCAATATAGGGATGGAAGTAGTGAGTTAAGTGGATTTGGAAGTTTTGAAATCCTTGCAGAGTCAGTGAGAGGGGATGAGTGAATAGGAATAAGTACATACGGACGGGTTAAATTCCCGATAGCTTGATGTAACCCGTGTTTATTTAAGCCGTCCTACCCCCTCTCTTGGCGTGTAGGATAATGTCTTCTGATAAAACAGAGAATAGGAAATAGCTGCTCTGGAAAATTTGCTTCCATTGCGCAAACGAATATGGGTTCTTGTCGGTCATGGTTCTTTTTACTTTTCCTTGAGAAGGCGGCTTTAATCAAACGAAATTGCTTATggcttattatttattattaacaaaGGAAAAAAAGTTACTCCATTTGTTTTAACTTGTACACCATGTTCTTTCATTGGGCTTAGTTTTGTGTGTTATCAAGTTAAATGTGATCGGAAATCACCCCTGTTTGGTTATGTATTAATCAGTACCTGATGTAACTGTCTATAGTTCATGCTTTTCTAGCTAAATAGCTAAAGGACTAAATTTCTCAGTAAATCACTAAATCTCATGTTCATTGCATCATACTTTTTGTAACGGAGAAAGCAAAATCTAATTTAACTTATTGTTAAAATTTTGGTGTGTTTAAAAATGTTGTTACAAACTCGTTTCGAGTTTGGTTTTTTGATTTCGTGGGGGGTTCGGTTTAAATAATTATAGTTAGATGCTTGCTTACTAGGTACAAGCTTTTAAGGTTTATTTTGGACAAAATTACGCGGCAGGTTCCTAATGTTTGGTGCAAACTACACGAATAAgccttgggttttttttttttttttgacttggATGCCTCCAATGTTTGCACTTGTTACACAGTTGGTACCCGAAGCTAACGTTCGTTTTTTATTCTCGTTAAAATCCGACATGTGCATGACACATGAGGGCAGTAAAGTCATTTTTACATAGTTCTTCCCTAATCCATCACCAAATATATATACTAAATTATATCATTAACCACTAAACATTTCAGAACCCAGCTCTTCATCATCTTCACTTATTCATCTTCAACACCACTTTTCAAATCATCATCTAAACTTAACAATCAAGAACACAAACCTTTTCAGTTAAAAAACCTCAATGAAAATCTTAACTAAAAAACCTAAAAATCCTAAAATTAAAAATGTATCTATGAACTCGGTGAAATCCATGGTCACCGCCACTTAGAACATTATGTATCTATCGCATGAATGGCCATCTTCAACTACTACAATTGTCGACCACCTAATACCACATGCGTTGCATGCTCAGATGACCCCCACTTTATACAAGATCTAACCTTTGAACAAGATCTGACCTAGTGTCATATATATCTAAATCGATTTGTAAGCATCGAATTGTAAACCAGAGTAAATGATTTCCAAATTTCGGAAAAATCGTTGTGCTGGTCGACTAACCGGAGATGGCGACGGTCAGCAGACCGGAGATGGTGGCAGTCGTTTTTAGTGTTGGGAAAAACGACTTCAACTAGTTCCCACTAGAGTTCGATGACAAACAGTAGAGAAATTAACAACATAAGAATTAACGTGTAAACTCCAAAATCGTAGAAAAAAATACTAGGGGATCCCAAAGAGAGAATTACCACTATAATACATTGTTACAATGATACATACCACTCACTCTCTCTAAACCGACTACACTCTTCAAAGATTCGACCCTACACTACTCTTAGACAAGAGAAGAAAACAAGACTCAAATCTTAAAGTGTGTTGATTTTTGGTGTGTTGTTTTGGTGCATCTTGGAATGAAGGGTTAGGCTCATTTTATAGCAAACTACAACTTGGCCACCAAGCAAAACTTGACCACCAAGCACTACTTGGCCACCAAGCTCTTCGTGTCCTCCAAGTCCATCTTGCTCTCTGATGGTGACGTTTTGTGTtcaacttataataatataaaaacaatgataaaacatTTAACCAATGAACACAAATGTCCGGGCAACAATAACCCGATCATTATAGCAATTAGCAAGTATTCAGtcaaggttcgttccacagggagcaatttacatgaatctcaaaatactagtaattatcctaagttgattggggggttttgtgaaagatttgattgtTGATTAACCTAATATTAAACTAAGAGAGATTAACAAATAAGAGAGAAACGTGTCCACTTGATTGTTCAACCTTTTGTCATGGTTTACCCAATTCATTCATTACACAACAATGTTCAAACATATAGTTTCATTTCCATTCGTCAACTTCCATAAAACCTCAATCAAATGAAATTCGTTAACTCCCGTAGACTCATTTCGAAGATCAAACTATGTTTTGAGAGAGATCATTGAGACTCGATTTTGGattaaaatcccttaaaatcctTTAACTATCAAAATCCCTTAAGATAATCCAACACATCCCTTAAGATAATCCAACACTACCATGTTGAATAAAAGTCAATTGAAAATCAATCCAAACCAAGAACCCAATCCCTTGAATCCCCAATTTgtttgtctagatcaccaaaggtgttgaagtacaaattgtttcactaatcaaatccctaagaaaagctaggcaacttatataatcaaagtaaagctTTCAACAATCAAAGTAATGGATCTTCAACTAAGCACAATAATCACCAACTTATTCAAATATCCAATTCATAAATTAGGGCAAAATCCAATCATCAAGTTTACAaatcaagtgaacacaagtaatctaagctataatcattGCATAAATAAGAAATAAATCAAAGAAATAACAATCATTCATCATTACAACTAAAATGGAGAAAATCTACTACCAAAATGGAGAAGAAACACTAGAATGTAGAATTGATGATGAAAATGGAGCTTCAATCTTCATGGAATTGGAGTTGGGAGTTTGAAATTAGCCTTCATCTTAATGGAATCATGATTGGAGCCCTTTTAGGGCTCCAAAACGGCCTAAGGGTGCAGCTCACTCCAACAAAAATCCCAAAAATCGTATTTATAGTCGAGCTGAGTTTCTGGCTGAAAACAGGTCTAGAACGATGttccatgtgacgacccgaaaatttccgatcaaatttaaacttaatctttatatgtttttgacacgatgagcaaagtctgttaggttgagtctcaaaatttttgaactgtttcatatattcaattgaccttcgactgttctcgacgattcacgaacaactatttgtaaatagatatgtgtgtatatataaataataattggaagtataatttgaaatattaattttttttgttatgaaatatataataattattatttataaacatatctatatataaataaaagtatattaaaaataaatattaaataattgtaatactcgtttgatgtttcgatcgatattaaacaagttaaaaacgaacttatatgatttttaaataaacggtgatccgaaaatgagttctataaattttaggcttactaaaaatgtatttaggagctagttgttaaattttaaaactttttatattttacttgggttgggagtgaataattaatgtaatttttatttaataattactaatcgaattttataccataatgaccaaaataaataaatatagttaatttaagaatatgggatttttctgaggacttttatacgccactaatttacaacggggcacgatataatatccgtaaaaactgtcggtaacaTAGTACAAAGAACATGCACGAGATTATACTGTGTTACTATTTCCATTCTCTTTTCCCcaccatcatattattattaattatatattattaatatattatatttatttatgtaagtattatataagtatatgtatgtatgtatgcattaagGGAGATAGAGATTGAAGCACTTGAACACTTCAACCACAACCATCATCACCGGCCAACCTCCGCCACCTTATCCTCACCACCACCACAACCCACCCCTAATACAACTGTACTACAACCGTCATAAATTTTCTCTGCTTTCTGTAGAACAAGACCACCACCATTTATTTTGCTTCTACTTTGATGACCACCTCATCACCTACATAAACCATCTTCTATTACTAATACTACTTTTTGATCGACACATATGCATCACCACCTTCATCAAACAAACCCATTTATTTTTCTAAAACTGTTTACGACGTGAGCTGTGATGTTAGAATGATAATGATTAcgattataaagatgatgatgcttgatgatgttgatgataagAATGATGATTATGAGAAGGATGAAGATAATGAAAAATTCATTGAAGATACGTGATATGATGATTCAAGAAGATAATGATTAATTGTTTCGGTTTCCACTAATATCGCACGAATATAAATCTGCAGCTCGATATTGTTTCCGTTTCTAATCGTAACCCAACTACAAGATTCCATCTTCAGTTTCGTATAAACTGAAACCCATTGAACTTATATTTTGGACCGTATCCAAGCCCCATTCATTTTCTACTTTACGAAACCCAATTACATGATGCAGCATCTGTGATTCTGTCTCCTATTTCCGTTTGAAAACCCTCGCAAATCTCCATCAATTATCAACTATTTCTGTTGGCATATTGCAGCTGCAATTGCCACCTTGCAGCTGCCTTTGTGTCTATTTTTCTGTTAAAATGCCACCCCAAAACACACTCATGCTACTGCTAACTACGTGTCTGATTTAGTTTAAATCACCACCAACCGTCACCAAACCCTACTGCTACTGCTCGAACACTATTACGATTGTTTCTGTTTTGGTTTTGCTTGAACACCATCGACCACTTCTTTCAATCTTCCATCACTGCTATGATTTGCTTCCAAATCTCAATATAAACGAATAGTTGCAGATTACTAAATGGGCTTGTTAAATGGGTTTGCTTTGAATTGTTTAAAGATGGGCCGTAATATTTTAATGCATGAGAGTAATGGGTTTCATTAAAAattgcatttttgttaagtgggcTCCTATCTTTCGATTACTATTGTGATAATAGGTGATACACgattgattatgatgatgaagcacgaagatcatggtgatgatgtttCATTTATTATAATGATATGATAATTATTGATGGTATTATGATAATGATAGAGAATAATGATTATGATTAATTAGAATTAAGAAAGTGATTATGATAATTACGGGTAAGTAAGAGTTGACGATGAGGATGATGGATATGgtaatgatgatgacgatggtgCTAAGTTAAGATGATTAGATGATTTAGTTTAGTTGATATCGATAATGATTCTAGATGTTGACGAGTTGATATTGATGTGGTGATCGAGATTATATTAATCGAAGATGAGATAGATGATAGAGTAAGAATAATGAAACCAAGTTTAATGATCAAAATCATTAATATGGGACGACTTGATAATTATGGTGTATGATGATGATGTTCTAAGAATGATGATGGTAATGGATTTTGAAGAAAGAAAAATGAGACAGACGAATACATTAGTTAAATCGATGTGGTGTGTGAATTAAAACAGAATTAAAAGTGtagcatgtaaagacccgtcctaatccatccggacgaagtccatatcgattataaacgattcacaacagttgattacatcgcgaggtacttgacctctatatgatacattttacaaacattgcattcgtttttgaaaagacaaactttcatttcatcgaaagttgacaggcttgcataccatttcataatatatccaactataatggacttgataataatcttgatgaactcgacgactcgaatgcaacatcttttgaaatatgccatgaatgactccaagtaatatctataaaatgagcaaatacacagcggaagatttctttcgtacctgagaataaacatgctttaaagtgtcaaccaaaaggttggtgagttcattagtttaacataaataatcattccataattttaatagaccacaagatttcatatttccatttctcataaacatacctcccatgcatagagacaaaaatatcattcatttggattgaacacctggtaaccgacattcacaatatatatattagaatatctccatcattccgggatcctccttcagacatgatataaatttcgaaatactaaagcatccggtactttggatggggcttgttggacccgatagatctatctttagagttcgcgtcaattagggtgtctgttccttaattcttagattaccagacttaataaaaagggacatattcgatttcgatcattcaaccatataatgtaattttcattacttgtgtctatttcgtaaaacagttataaaagttgcgcatgtattctcagcccaaaaatataaagggtaaaaaggtaaatgaaactcacctaatgcattttgtagtaaaaatacatatgacgatattgaataatgcaggggttggccttggattcacgaacctatatcatttgtatatttattaatattcatggttgtaattaaacacatatatataataatgtattagttatatcattttaatgttaataatatatatatatatatatatatatatatatatatatatatatatatatatatatatatatatatatatatatatatatatatatatatatatatatatatatatatatatatatgttttatatgttcattttgtatataaaaatattgaattttgttatgttatatgtattaaatgtatatatcgtttgtttgttaaaactagtatttataataatactaaaatgatatttgtaATAATAGAATGATAATATTGACAATacttaatatcaataaaaataataatgttagtaataataacaataattataatactagtgataattaatgtacttagtattaataataataattaataaccaatcaaaataataacaacaacaatactagtaataatagtaataataataataataataataataataataataataataataataataataataataataataatggaagataGACTACCTCAAAGTGTCTTTTTAAAAACAAATTGCACAGGTACAGAATCGAACTAGTGACCATTAGCTCAGCCACTCTAACACTAAGCCATTCCTCCAATTTATAATTTCTGTTTAATAAACCTacctaaatatttatatatattttgcttTCTGTTTCTTCTTTATCTTCACCACTTCGATCAGAAAACAAACCAAGATAACCTCAAATATTTCTTTCAAATTCTAAGACTCCCAATCCACACAGTAAGAATatgatttagtttaaattagtttatataacaacaaaaaaaaatatataaatgacaAACCTGTCGTGTTCTtgggttttataaaatttaatgttTGATTTTAAATTCAAGAAGTTTTCACAttatatttataacatgaaatagtttgtaaatcatccataaaaacttCTGGAATCATTAATTTAACTCAGATTGAAACAGAAAACACGAATTTTGCTAAAGAACAACACTTTGACTTTTGAAATTAGAAGTTTGACTTTGAAAATTTGAATTCAAGACACGAAATTGGAACTTGGAAACTTGCAGATAGATTAAACAgaagattcctaacaaaacctcatttttagtttttgaaaaataATTCGAATTTGAGCTTTTGATTTTAATGAATATGAACAGGGGGCGACTGGTTCAGCAATCCTCTTCTATTTACAATTATTTCGATACAAGCAGTTCtcaattgataattgatatagatattgaGGGAAATTGATTGTGTTACTCAAAAGCCAACGAATAATTCATTATATATATGAAGCATTAGTCGACCGAGAATTAGATCagggataaataaaaaaaataaaaaaaacaaaaaacaaaacagTTTAATATTCTACTTGATTGGTACGAAAGATCTCGCTGGTTATCAAATTATGGGATAGATACAAAATAAGATAAAGTTTGATAGGGATGGGTAACAATTTTTTTCCTTGTTATACACTGTAATGGATTCCAACTTTTGTAATCGGTTAAAAGGCAGGAAGACAAATTTGGCTACAGTTTTTGATTGCTACATAAACAAATTCAATCTCAAAGTAGCTCAGATGTGGATGTTAACAAAATTAca is from Rutidosis leptorrhynchoides isolate AG116_Rl617_1_P2 chromosome 10, CSIRO_AGI_Rlap_v1, whole genome shotgun sequence and encodes:
- the LOC139872044 gene encoding uncharacterized protein isoform X1; translated protein: MEKGEPTFVPEWLKSSGSLSTTSHQFQSSALHSDEQAVSKATRNKSLVNISDNDVGRSSVSDRTTSSYFRRTSSSNGSSHLRSYGSFGRYSDKEKSENRHRDYSDPLGNILPSRFEKEGLRRSHSSVSAKRGESWPKKVVADVTIGNKSSYNNGGTSRSGVGGNSGGNSGVKNTFESHFPSLKVEDKRTDTEIGRIPSPGLSSAIQSLPIGSTAVIGGDGWTSALAEVPVIVGSNGSNASVVQTVQSTSVSATASLNSGRNMAETLAHGSPRAQTAPQLSVGPQRLEELAVKQSRQLIPMTPPLPKALALNSSDKSKPKVAQLQVQGSHVVNHAHSFRPISTKSESIKTSTLGKLQILKPSREKNCVTPIAMDNLSPTGGSKLPNSPLSVPSVVGPAPLRNHGNNPPISIVDRKPGVTISEKKPSSQARSRNDFFNLMRKKSVTPATGPSESASDKHGEYETPTVTEGVHESVAVDGSGGSHESSEKKDDVACNGDADVATERFTSDNERSNVSCDAILYSEEEEARFLRSLGWEETTDEEEGLTEEEISSFYRDVSKYLTLQTESKIFNGTQPKLLMPLHTHMGKNGDVSSDS
- the LOC139872044 gene encoding uncharacterized protein isoform X2; the protein is MEKGEPTFVPEWLKSSGSLSTTSHQFQSSALHSDRTTSSYFRRTSSSNGSSHLRSYGSFGRYSDKEKSENRHRDYSDPLGNILPSRFEKEGLRRSHSSVSAKRGESWPKKVVADVTIGNKSSYNNGGTSRSGVGGNSGGNSGVKNTFESHFPSLKVEDKRTDTEIGRIPSPGLSSAIQSLPIGSTAVIGGDGWTSALAEVPVIVGSNGSNASVVQTVQSTSVSATASLNSGRNMAETLAHGSPRAQTAPQLSVGPQRLEELAVKQSRQLIPMTPPLPKALALNSSDKSKPKVAQLQVQGSHVVNHAHSFRPISTKSESIKTSTLGKLQILKPSREKNCVTPIAMDNLSPTGGSKLPNSPLSVPSVVGPAPLRNHGNNPPISIVDRKPGVTISEKKPSSQARSRNDFFNLMRKKSVTPATGPSESASDKHGEYETPTVTEGVHESVAVDGSGGSHESSEKKDDVACNGDADVATERFTSDNERSNVSCDAILYSEEEEARFLRSLGWEETTDEEEGLTEEEISSFYRDVSKYLTLQTESKIFNGTQPKLLMPLHTHMGKNGDVSSDS